In Tessaracoccus sp. MC1865, the DNA window GAACACCGGCGCGTTGCCGGCGACCGCCTCCAGTTCGGCCTGGTCGGGGCCGGTCCCGTACAGGTCCAGCCGCACCGGATGGCCCCTCCGGTGCAGTTCGACGACGGTGGCCACGGCCAGCTGGGGGCTCTTCTCGTGGGAGAGCCTGCCCACGTAACAGAACTTGAGCACGCCGTCGTCGGCCGGTTCGCCCTTGTCGGGGTGGAACGTCTCCAGGTCCACGCCAAGCGGCACGAGCGCCAGGTTGGCGCCGGTGTCGGCGAACTCCTCCTCGGCGAAGCGGCTGGTGACCACGACGGAGTCGAAGTTGCGGGACAGCCGGCGGTTCAGCCCACCGACGATGGTCTCGACGCCGAAGCTGGAGCGCACGAACATCGCGAGCATGTCGGACAGCCGCTCATGGCTGAAGAGCACGGAGCCGACGCTGCGCTTGGCGGCCCAGTTCGCCGCCGGCGAGAGGGTCCACTTGTCCGACACCTCGATGGAGGTGGGCCGGAACCTGTCCAGCACGTCGAGCACCCGCCAGGGTTGGAAGATCATGCGGTACTGCTCGGTGACCTTGGGGGCGCGGACCTGCACGAGGATGCCGGCCTCGGTCTCGAGGATCTGGTCCTTCTCCCCCGGCGCGACGAAGATACGCGTGTGCCCGGCGTCGACGTAGCCCTGGCCCAGGGTTTCGATGACCACCTTCATACCCCCAGACGTGGGGCCGACGAAGTTGGCCAGCTGGGCGATGCGCATTGCCCTACCGTACCCATTCTGTGGGGCGAGAGCTCCCAGTGGACGAGGGACTGAGCCTGAGCGTCAGTCGAGCAGCGTGCGGTCCGACAGGCTGGCGCCCTTGATCTTGGCGAACTCCTGCGTGAGCTGCTCGGCCGTGATCGACTTCTTTGCCTCGTCATCGACCTCGAGGACGATGCGGCCCTCGTGCATCATGATCAACCTGTTGCCCAGCTCGATGGCCTGGTGCATGTTGTGGGTGACCATCAGGGTGGTCAGCCGATGGCGCTCCACGGCCTCGCCTGTCAGGCGGGTGATCAGGGCGGCGCGCGCCGGATCCAGCGCGGCCGTGTGTTCGTCGAGGAGAAGGATGGCCGGTTGCGCATAGGTGGCCATCAGCAGGCTGAGTGCCTGGCGCTGGCCGCCCGACAGCATGCCCACGCGCATGTCGAGGCGGTTCTCCAACCCGAGTTCCAGCGTGGTGAGGGCCTCCTTGAAGACCGCGCGCTTGGGGCTGGTGACGGCCATCCGCAGACCGCGCTTGCGGCCACGCTCGAACGCGATGGCCAGGTTCTCCTCGATGGTGAGGTGGGGCGAGGTGCCGGCCATGGGGTCCTGGAAGACGCGCGCGACCCACTTGGCCCTCTGGTGTTCCGGGGTGCGGCTGACGTTCTTGCCGTCGATCGTCACCGTGCCGCCGTCCACGGGGTACCGCCCGGAGACCACGTTGAGCATGGTGGACTTACCGGCGCCGTTGGAGCCGATGACGGTGACGAAGTCTCCCTCGTGGAGGGTGAGGTTGATGGCGTCCAGCGCGACCCGCTCGTTGACGGTGCCGGGGAAGAAGCGCTTCGTGACTGAGGCGAGTTCGAGCATCAGGCGACTCCTGCCTCTGCGGCCTGACGACGACGGCGTTGGCGGCGCAGTTTCTTGAGGGGACCCCACTGCGGCAGCACCAGGGCGAGCACGACGAGCACCGCCGAGATGAGCTTCATGTCGTTGGGGTTGAAGCCGTTGTTGAGGGCGATCTGGATGACGCCACGGTAGATGACCGAGCCGAGGGCTGCGGCCAGCACGGCCTGCCACACTGCGGTCATCCCGAAGATGGCCTGGCCGACGATGACCGAGGCCAGGCCTGCGACGATGAGGCCGATACCCATGGAGATGTCCGAGAAGCCCTGGTACTGCGCCACGAGCGCGCCACAGAGGGCCACCATGCCGTTGGAGATCATCAGGCCGACGATCTTGGTGACGCCGGTGTTGATGCCCTGCGAACGGGCCATCATCTCGTTGTCGCCGGTGGCGCGGATGGACACACCGAAGCTGGTGCCGAGGAACCAGTAGACCACCAGCCCGACGAGGAGCACGACGACGCTGAACGCCGCCACCGACATCCAGGTGCCGAGCAGCCGTTCGCCCCGGAACCAGCTGAACAGCGTGTCGGTGCGCAGCAGCGGCACGTTGGCCCGGTTGCCCATGATGCGCAGGTTGATGGAGTAGAGCGCGATCTGGGTCAGGATTCCTGCCAGCAGGGGGTTGATGTTGCCCCAGACGTGGAGCAGCCCGGTGATGGCGCCGGCGAGCATGCCGGCGACCATCCCGGCGATCATCGCGGCCCAGACCGGCACCCCGTTCACGAGCAGGATGGCGCACGTGGCGGCACCTGTCGTGAACGAACCGTCCACCGTCAGGTCAGGGAAATCCAGGACCCGGTAGGTGAGGTAGACGCCCAACGCCATGATGGCGTAGAGCAGGCCGATCTCGAGCGCGATGATCATCTAGGTACTCAGAACTTCTTGGTTGCGCGGTCGACGACCGCCTGGGGCAGTTCGATGCCCTGGGCTGCGGCCGCCTCTTCGTTGACGAACAGGTCGAACTGCTTCTGCGTCTCGACCGGGATGTCGGAGGCGGGAGTGCCCTCGAGCATCTTGATCAGCACGGCGGCGGCGTCCTTGCCCTGCTGGATGTAGTTCACCGAGAGCCCGGCGGTGGCGCCACGCTCCATCGTCGACTCGTCCGAGGCGAAGACGGGGACGGACTTCTGTTCGGCCACCTGCACGAGGGACTCGGCGGCGGAGACGACGGTGTTGTCGGTGGGGATCAGGTAGGCGTCGACGTCGAGGGATTCGGCGGCCTGCTGCACCTCGGCGGAGTTGGTGACGGTGGCCGTCTTGATCTCCATGCCACGGGATTCGGCGGCCTTCTCGGCCTCAGCCACCTGGACCTCCGAGTTGACCTCACCGGAGGAGTACACGATACCGACGGTGACGGCCTCGGGCAGGATCTCCTTGATGAGGTCGAGCTGCGCGTCCATGGGGTTGAGGTCCGAGACGCCGGTGATGTTGGCGTCCGGGGCGTCCCAGTCCTGCATGAGGCCGGCGGCGACCGGATCAGTGACGGCGGCGAAGGCGATCGGCTTGTCCGTGATCACGTTGGCCAGTGCCTGGGCGGTGGGGGTCGCGATGGCGAGGTAGCCGTTGAAGTCCGAGCTGGCGAACGTGTTGGCGATGCTCGTGAGCGTCGACTGGTCGCCCTGGGCGTTCTGCAGGTCGATGGTGAGGTTCTCGCCCTCCGTGTAACCGGCCTCCGCCATGGCTTCCTTGAAGCCGTCTGCGACGGCGTCGAGCGCCGGGTGGGAGACGATGGTGGCGATGCCGATCTTGTAGGACTCCGTGGAGCCCTCCTCTGCGGCGCCACAGCCGGTCAGTGCGAGCGCGGCGATGGTGCCGAGCGCGACAACCTTGAGTTTCATGTTTCTCCTTGCGCGAAAGGGTGAGTGCCTGTAAAGCGTAGGCTTCCGCGGCGCCGCTGGGCGCCGGCGTCCACCCCTCAGTACGTGGTGGCGGCTTCGTCGATGACTGCCTTGGGGATGGTCACGCCCATCCGCTCAGCGGCGGCGGGGTTGACCACGGTCTCCAGGGATTCCTGCAGCTGGACGCTGGTGTCGCCCGGCTCCCCTCCCTTGAGGAGTTCGACGATCATCTTGGCTGTCTGCAGACCCTGCGCCTTGTAGTCGGTCGAGAGTGCCGCGGCCGCGCCGCGCTCCACCGAATCAGGATCCGAGCTGACCAGCAGGGACTGCTTCTGTTCGGCCACCTGCACCATGGACTCCATCGCCGAGACGACGGTGTTGTCGACGAGCGTGAAATAGGCGTCGACGTCCAGCGACTCAGCGGCCTGCTGCACCTCGGAGGAGTTCTGGATGGTGACGGTCTTGACCTCGACCCCGAGTTCCCTGCCCGCCTCCATGGCCTTCTCGGCCTGCACCTGGGCGTTGACCTCGGAGGCCGAGTAGACGATCCCCACGGATTCGACGGTGGGGTCGATGTCGAGGATCAGCTTCAACTGCTGGTCGGTGGGCAACTGGTCGGAAGTGCCCGTGACGTTGCCGCCCGGCTTCTCCATCGAATCCACCAGGCCCGCGGCGACCGGATCCGTCACGGACGCGAACACGATGGGCCGGTCCTGGATCACCTGCGCCATGGCCTGGGCCGGCGGCGTGGCGATCGCCACGAACAGGTCGTGCTTGGAGGCGGCGTAGGTGTTGGCGATGTTGGTCAGAGTGGCCTGGTCGCCCTGGGGATTCTGGAACTCGAGGGTGAGGTTCTCCCCCTCGACGTAACCTGCCTCGGCGAGGCCCTCCTTCACGCCCTCCCAGATGAGGTCCAGCGACGGGTGGGAAACGATGGTCACTCCACCGATCGACACCTCGTCCGGGGCGCTCTGTTGCGCGCCGCAGCCAGTGAGCAGCAGGGCGGCGACAGCCGCACCTGCAAGAACTCGTCGCAGCATCTGGTCTCTCCTCTGAACGGCCAAAACTAACGAAACCCTAGCGGTGAAACAGAAGGGGCCCCACGACGGGGGCCCCTTCCGGATGGTGTCACTTGGACTCTGCAGCGTCCTCGTCAGCAGCCGTCTCGTCGGCCGCGGCGGGCGACTCCTCGGTCTCGGCGACCTCGTCGGTTTCGGCGACCTCTTCAGTCTCCTCAACCTCTGCGGTCTCCTCGGCCTTGGGCTCCTCGGCCGGTGCGGCCTTGGGCGCCTTGGCCTTCGGGGCCACGGCCTCGGTGATCAGTTCGATCACTGCCATGGGGGCGTTGTCGCCCTTGCGGGGGCCGATCTTGGTGATGCGGGTGTAGCCACCGTTGCGGCCCTCGAAGGTGGGGGCGATCTCGTCGAAGAGACGACGCACGACGTCGACGTCGGTGACCGACTGCAGCACCAGGCGACGGTTGTGCAGGTCACCGCGCTTGGCCTTGCTGATCAGACGCTCGGCAACCGGCTGCAGCAGCCGGGCACGGGTCTCGGTGGTGGTGATTCGGCCGTGCTCGAAGAGCTGGGTGGCCAGGTTGCGCAGGATGTGGCGCTGATGGGTCGGGCTACCGCCCAGACGGGCACCCTTGGTCGGCTTAGGCATTGATCAATTCTCCAGTGTGAGTAGCGGTGTGGGCGGTCAGTACTGCTCGGTTTCGGCGAAGTCAGCGTCTTCGTCGTTGTCCTCGTCGTAGCGCTCGATGGCCTGCAGCGGGTCGAAGCCCGGGTGCGAGTCACGCAGCGACAGGCCGAGGTTGGCGAGGGTCTCGCGAACCTCGTCGATCGACTTGCTGCCGAAGTTGCGGATGTCGAGCAGATCCTCTTCGCTGCGGGCCACGAGCTCACCCACGGTGTGGATGCCCTCGCGCTTGAGGCAGTTGTAGGAGCGGACCGACAGTTCCAGATCCTCGACAGGGAGGTTCAACGACTCGGCGATCTGCTCGTCGACGGGCGACGGGCCGATCTCGATGCCTTCGGCGTCCACGTTCAGCTCGCGGGCAAGGCCGAACAGCTCGACGAGGGTGGTGCCGGCCGAAGCGACGGCGTCACGCGGCGTCATCGACGGCTTGGTCTCGACGTCGACGATGAGACGGTCGAAGTCGGTGCGCTGGGCGACGCGGGTGGCCTCGACCTTGTAGGTGACCTTGAGCACCGGCGAGTAGATGGAGTCGACCGGGATGCGGCCGATCTCTGAATCGGGATCCTTGTTCAGCACTGCGCTGACGTAGCCACGGCCGCGTTCGACAACGAGTTCCATCTCGAGCTTGCCGGTCTCGTTGAGAGTGGCGATGTGCAGCTCGGGGTTGTGGATCTCGACGCCTGCCGGGGGCTGGATGTCACCGGCGGTGACGGACCCGGCACCTGCCTTGCGGAGGTACATGACGACGGGCTCGTCCTCCTCCGAGGAGATCACGAGGCCCTTGAGGTTCAGGATGATCTCGGTGACGTCCTCGACGACGCCCTCCACCGTGGAGAACTCGTGCTGGTTGCCTTCGATCTTGATGCTGGTGACCGAGGCACCCGGGATGGACGACAACAGGGTGCGACGCAGCGAGTTGCCGAGCGTGTAGCCGAAGCCGGGCTCGAGGGGCTCGATGACGAACCGGGACCGGTGGTCCGAGACAACCTCTTCCGTGAGGCCCGGGCGCTGTGCGATGAGCATGGTGTTTCCTCCCCGCGCCGACCGCTATATGAGGGCGCGAAATAGTGCTGAGCCCGACCGTCGGGCCCAGCGCCCCGCCCGGAGCGAGCCGGACGGGGCGGTGGTGGGGCACAAGGCCCCGACGGATCACTTCGAGTAGAGCTCGACGATCATCTGCTCCTGGACATCGACCACGATCTGCTCGCGGACGGGGAGCTGGTGCACGAGGATGCGCATCCGGTTGGGACGAGCCTCCAGCCATGCGGGAACCGAACGCTCGCCGTGCGTCTCACGGGCGATGACGAACGGGGTCAGGTTCAGCGACTTCTCAGCCACGTCGATGATGTCCTTGGCGCGGACACGGTACGACGGGATGTTGACGCGCCCACCGTTGACCAGGAAGTGGCCGTGGACGACGAGCTGACGGGCCTGACGACGCGTCGAAGCGAAGCCGGAGCGGTACACGACGTTGTCGAGACGCGACTCCAGGATCTGCAGCAGGCGGTCACCGGTCTTGCCGGGGTGACGGTCGGCTTCTTCGTAGTAGCGACGGAACTGCTTCTCGAGGACGCCGTAAGCGAAGCGCGCCTTCTGCTTCTCACGAAGCTGCAGCGAGTATTCGGAGTCCTTCGTGCGACCGCGGCCGTGCTGACCCGGAGGGTACGGACGACGCTCGAAGGCCTTGTCGTTGCCGACAAGGTCAGTCCCGAGTCGACGGGACTTCTTGGTGATCGGGCCGGTATAACGAGCCATAATGTATTAGTCCTATTCTCTCTCGGGCCGGATCAGACGCGACGGCGCTTCGGCGGACGGCAGCCGTTGTGCGGTGTGGGGGTCACGTCGGAAATGGCGCCGACCTCCAGGCCGACGGCACCGAGCGAACGGATAGCGGTCTCGCGGCCCGAGCCCGGGCCCTTGACGAACACGTCGACGCGCTTCATGCCGTGCTCCATGGCACGACGACCAGCGGCCTCGGCGGCCATCTGAGCGGCGAACGGGGTCGACTTACGCGAGCCCTTGAAGCCGACGGTGCCGGCGGAGGCCCACGAAATCACATTGCCCGTGGGGTCGGTGATCGAGATGATGGTGTTGTTGAAGGTGCTCTTGATGTGCGCCTGACCGGCGAGCACGTTCTTCTTTTCCTTGCGGCGGCCCTTGGTCTTGGCGCCGGCCTTGCGGCTTGCAGTAGCCATATGTTCTTAAGTCTCCTTGAGTCCTTGAGAGGAGGCGCTCGACCCGGAGGTCAGCGTGCCTTCTTCTTGCCAGCGACGGCCTTCTTCTTGCCCTTGCGGGTGCGGGCATTGGTGCGGGTGCGCTGACCACGAACCGGAAGGCCGCTGCGGTGGCGACGGCCCTGGTAGTTACCGATCTCGACCTTGCGGCGGATGTCGGCGGCAGTGCTACGACGGAGGTCACCCTCGATCTCGTAGCTGCCTTCGATGTGGTCGCGCAGCGCGACGAGCTGGTCGTCGGTCAGCTGGTGGACGCGGAGATCGCCGGAGACCCCAGTCGCGGCGAGGGTTTCGGCGGCGCGGGTACGGCCGATGCCGAAGATGTAGGTGAGTGCGACCTCGAGGCGCTTTTCGCGCGGCAGGTCAACACCAACTAGGCGTGCCATCAGGCGGTTTCCTTTCCTATGCGAAGGTGTGGGCGTGACGCGTCCCCGCCGCCTATGGCGCTCGGCTCGAGCACCGACGGGGCCTTGGCCTTCGTCCAAGGGTGGTCGATCCCGCTGGGGGATCTAGCTATCACGTTGTTTCAGTTGTCAGGCGGAACCAGGCCTGGGCCCTCGTCCGCGGTGGCCTGTGATCAGCCCTGGCGCTGCTTATGGCGCGGGTTGTCGCAGATCACCATCACACGACCGTGCCGGCGGATGACCTTGCACTTGTCGCAGATCTTCTTGACGCTCGGCTGAACCTTCATTCGAGCAACCTTTTCAATCGGCGACTGGGAGCGCAGGGCGCGCCCAATCTTGCGGTGGATGAGCTTGGTCGAAGTGGCCACGGGCACGCGGGCGCGCACGGGCATTGACGACCGAGGAGCAACTTTACGCTAGGCGTGCGTGGAAGGCAAAAGCACGCCCACGGCCCACCTCGGTGCGGGCAGCTGAGCAACTCGCCGGTATCCAAAATAGAAAGCGCCGCCGGCCCACGGGGGACCAGGCAGCGCTCGAGAGGGTGCGGCACTAGCCGCAGGTCTCACTTGTGTCGGTAGACGATGCGGCCGCGGGTGAGGTCGTAGGGCGACAACTCCACGACGACGCGGTCCGACGGCAGGATGCGGATGTAGTGCTGCCGCATCTTGCCACTGATCGTGGTCAACACCTTGTGGCCGTTGGCCAGTTCGACGCGGAACATCGCGTTGGGCAGGGCCTCGACCACGGTGCCCTCGAGTTCGAGAGCTCCCTCTTTCTTCGCCATAAACTCTCTTCTGTTCGCACCGGGCGCTCTGAGCGCGCGCCGGATGATACTGCAATCGGCAAGTTTACGCCCACAGTGGCCGCTCGCCAAACGGCGGGCCACACCCGCCGCCCCACTAGCCTGTCCCCATGGCATATTTCGCAGTCCGTTACAGCTACTCCGACGACGCAGCCGAGCTCGACAGGGTGCGCCCCAGCCACCGGGAGTTCCTGACCTCCCTGGCTGCCGGCCCACTGGAGGCCAGTGGCCCGTTCGTCGGTGCCGCGCACCCCAGCGCAATGCTCCTCCTCAAGGCCGGATCCGCGGACGAGGTGGCGTCGGCCCTCGACGCCGACCCCTTCTGGGAGGCCGGCCTCATCGCCGAGCGCCTCGTCGAGGAATGGAATCCCATCATCGGCGTGTTCGCGGACAACTGAGTGGTCAGTTGACGCAGAACGCCGCGGGGGTCGCGATGCTCGCAGGCCAACTCTCCCCAGCAGGAACTCCTAGGCGACCTGGTCGTCCGGCACGGCCCAGGTGTTGCAGTCGTTCATGGTGGCCGCGTAGAGGCCCCGGGTGCCCCAGTACAGCAGCGACTCTCGTGAGCCGTGCACCCCGTCGGCACGCATCGTCTCGAGGCGCTCCATCCAGGACTCGTACTGTTCCTGCCCGAAGCTGAACGCGCTGTTGTGCCGGGTCATCGCGGCGGACCAACAGGTGGCCTGCAGCTCCGCGCGCCGCTCCAGCACGGGGGTGTTGGCCAACGCAGTCTTGGCCCGGGTGATGCCTGCCAGGCTCTGCAGGTGGTGTCCGTACTCGTGGTTGACCATCTCGTTGACCGACAGGTCCCAGGTGCGCGCCATGTCGAAGTGCCGGGCACCGAAGTGGACGCTGCCGCCCCCGGCCGAACAGTAGAACGCGGGCGCCTCCAGGTAGCCGCAGGCGCTGTCGTCACCCTCGCCGGCGAAGAACTGGACGCCCGGCGCCGTCGTCAGCCAGCCCAACTGCTGGAAGGTGGGCACCCAGGAGCGATGCACGCAGAACCACTGGTCGCGAACCGCAGCCTCCCACTCCGCCTCGTCGCGGACGGTCTTCGGGGTGGCGCAGTGTTCCAGCGTGGCCGGCGCCAGCGCGTTCAGGGTGGTGACCTGCGCGTCGTAGAGCGGCGACAACGGGTCTGGGCCCGGCAACGGCTCCCAGGTCTGCTCGGGCAGCTCCCACTCCCCCGGCCCGGCCCCCGGCGCTGGGACCTGCTCGCCCCCGGCAGGGGCTGGTCCGGCATCGGGAGCGCCCTCCAGGTTCATGCTGACGATGACGAGGGACAGCGACAGCACGAGCGTGGTGACCACAGCGACGAGCGTGGTGCGCCCCAACCGGAATCGAGGCCTGGGCCGCCGGGGGCGGACGGTGTGGGATGAAGTGCGCATCCGTCACTCCCCCCGTCGGCTGCACTGCACGTGCAGGAAGTATCTCAGAAGATCAGCACGAGCAGGATGATCAACACCGCTACCAGGGCCACGCCCACGACGCCCACCATCATCGCGGCGGGCACCAGGCTGCGCGACTGCGCGATCTGTCCTGCCGGAACCCCGCCCTGCTCCACGATGGCGGGCACTTGGGCAGCGGCTGCGGGCAGCTTCTCCATCACCGGGACCAGGTCGCCGAGGGTGCGCGCGTCGTAGACCACGTCCATGGCGGTCGAGTACTCGTCGTGGGTGAGACGTCCGTCGGCGAACGCATCGTTGAGCCGCTGGGTGATGGAGGCGCGCTCCGTCTCGTCGATGGGGTCGCCTGGGCGTTGCAGGTACTTCGAGCTCGGTGGCAGCGGCATGAGGACAATCATAGGCCGCTGAAGGAGCGGCTCAGTCGGACAGCGGGCCGAACAGATCGCCGAGCCGGGAGGCCCCGCCGTCATGCTCTGTAAGCACCCAGATGCCGTGCTCTGTGAGCGCCACGGTGTTCTCCCAGTGGGAGCCGTTCGAGCCGTCGCGGCTGACGACAGTCCAGTCGTCGTCGAGCTCGAGGGTCTGGTGCGTGCCGGTGGTCAGCATGGGTTCGATGGCCAGCGCCATACCCACCGACAACCTGGGAGTGGGCCTACGGCGGTGCCAGTTGGGCACGTCCGGGTCCATGTGCATCTCCGAGCCGATGCCGTGGCCGGTGTACTCCCGTAGCGTGCCGTAGTGCGTGGGGAGGCTCTTGACGTAGCCCTCGATGGCCTTGGAGACGTCGCCCACCCGGCCGCCGTCGCGCATCGCCCTGGCGCCGGCCCAGAAGGCCTCGCGGGTGGCGTCGATGAGGGCTTCGTCCTCCGCCGTGCCGGACCCGACGATGATGGTGCGAGCCGCGTCGCCGTGCCAGCCCTCCACGATGGCGCCGAAGTCGATGGAGACCACGTCGCCGTCCTGCAGCACCCTGTCACCGGGGATGCCGTGGACCAGTTCGTTGTTGGTGGAGATGCACGCCACGCCCGGGAACGGGGTGCCGTAATCGCCGTAGCCCAGGAAGGAGGACTCCGCCCCATGGCGGGCCAGCACCTCGCGGCCCACCGCGTCGACCTCGGCCGTCGTGACCCCGACGGTGGCGGCCGCCACCATGGCGTCGAGGCCTTCGGCGACCACCAGACCGGCCCTGCGCATGAGGCGCAGCTCGTCGGCCGACTTCAGTTCGATCATGCTCACCGGCGGCTGAGGTGCAGGTCGAGTTCGTCAAACATGCGCTGCTGCACTTCCTCGACAGTGCCGGTGCCCTCGATGTCCACGAGGAGGCCCTTCGACTCGTAGTGGAACAACAGCGGAGCCGTCTGGCCGGCGTAGACCTCCATGCGGCGACGGATGGTGTCGGCGTTGTCGTCCGCCCGGCCCTCCTTGGCCGCCCGGGCCAAGAGCCGTTCGACGAGCGCCTCAGGCTCGACGTGTAGCGATACCACCGCGTCGAGTTGCTGGCCCTGCTCCGAGAGGTAGCGGTCCAGGAAGTACACCTGATGCATGGTGCGGGGGAACCCGTCCAGCAGGAAGCCGGGCTCGCAATCCGGCTGCGCGAGCCGATCGGCGACGATCTGCTCAGTCATGTCGTCGGGTACGTACTCGCCCGCGTCGATGATCTCCTTGACCTTGATGCCGAGCGGCGTCTGGTTCTTGATGTTGAACCGGAAGATGTCGCCGGTGGAGATCGCAGGGACACCGTAGCGGTCGGCCAGCGCTGTTGCCTGCGTGCCTTTCCCCGCGCCTGGGGCACCCATGATCAGCAGTTTCACCGCAGGAAGCCCTCATAGTTGCGCTGCTGGAGCTGGCTCTCGATCTTCTTGACCGTGTCCAAGGCTACGCCGACGATGATCAGGATGGAGGTACCGCCGAAGGGGAAGTTCTGCTGGGCGCCCACTGCCATGAAGGCGATGGTGGGGATGAGGGCGATGGTGGCCAAGTAGAGCGAGCCGGGCGCCGTCAGACGCGAGAGCACGTAGGCCAGGTAGCGCTCCGTCGGCTTGCCGGCGCGGATGCCCGGGATGAAGCCGCCGTACTTCTTCATGTTGTCCGAGACCTCTTCAGGGTTGAAGGTGATCGACACGTAGAAGTAGCAGAACGCGACGATGAGCACGAACTGGACCAGGTTGTAGACCCACGAGTACATGCCCGTGCCGGTGAAGTTGGCCTGGATCCACTGGGAGACGCCGCTCTCCGGCCGGAAGGTGGCGTAGAGGACGGGCAGGTACATGATCGACGAGGCGAAGATGACCGGGATGACGCCGGACTGGTTGACCTTCAGCGGGATGTAGGTGGTGGAGCCGCCGACGAGGCGACGACCGACCATGCGCTTGGCGTACT includes these proteins:
- a CDS encoding glycosyltransferase, whose protein sequence is MRIAQLANFVGPTSGGMKVVIETLGQGYVDAGHTRIFVAPGEKDQILETEAGILVQVRAPKVTEQYRMIFQPWRVLDVLDRFRPTSIEVSDKWTLSPAANWAAKRSVGSVLFSHERLSDMLAMFVRSSFGVETIVGGLNRRLSRNFDSVVVTSRFAEEEFADTGANLALVPLGVDLETFHPDKGEPADDGVLKFCYVGRLSHEKSPQLAVATVVELHRRGHPVRLDLYGTGPDQAELEAVAGNAPVFFHGFVPGRDEVARRIAQHDVSLSVCPAETFGLAVLEALACGTPVVSSTSGGASELVDATSGERGDANPLSLADAVERLIPRLGPELRRAARARAERYPWQRTTDAMLALHRQLADEVPYRKLRGFAHNPKGRRL
- a CDS encoding ABC transporter ATP-binding protein, with product MLELASVTKRFFPGTVNERVALDAINLTLHEGDFVTVIGSNGAGKSTMLNVVSGRYPVDGGTVTIDGKNVSRTPEHQRAKWVARVFQDPMAGTSPHLTIEENLAIAFERGRKRGLRMAVTSPKRAVFKEALTTLELGLENRLDMRVGMLSGGQRQALSLLMATYAQPAILLLDEHTAALDPARAALITRLTGEAVERHRLTTLMVTHNMHQAIELGNRLIMMHEGRIVLEVDDEAKKSITAEQLTQEFAKIKGASLSDRTLLD
- a CDS encoding ABC transporter permease: MIIALEIGLLYAIMALGVYLTYRVLDFPDLTVDGSFTTGAATCAILLVNGVPVWAAMIAGMVAGMLAGAITGLLHVWGNINPLLAGILTQIALYSINLRIMGNRANVPLLRTDTLFSWFRGERLLGTWMSVAAFSVVVLLVGLVVYWFLGTSFGVSIRATGDNEMMARSQGINTGVTKIVGLMISNGMVALCGALVAQYQGFSDISMGIGLIVAGLASVIVGQAIFGMTAVWQAVLAAALGSVIYRGVIQIALNNGFNPNDMKLISAVLVVLALVLPQWGPLKKLRRQRRRRQAAEAGVA
- a CDS encoding ABC transporter substrate-binding protein, with the translated sequence MKLKVVALGTIAALALTGCGAAEEGSTESYKIGIATIVSHPALDAVADGFKEAMAEAGYTEGENLTIDLQNAQGDQSTLTSIANTFASSDFNGYLAIATPTAQALANVITDKPIAFAAVTDPVAAGLMQDWDAPDANITGVSDLNPMDAQLDLIKEILPEAVTVGIVYSSGEVNSEVQVAEAEKAAESRGMEIKTATVTNSAEVQQAAESLDVDAYLIPTDNTVVSAAESLVQVAEQKSVPVFASDESTMERGATAGLSVNYIQQGKDAAAVLIKMLEGTPASDIPVETQKQFDLFVNEEAAAAQGIELPQAVVDRATKKF
- a CDS encoding ABC transporter substrate-binding protein, which translates into the protein MLRRVLAGAAVAALLLTGCGAQQSAPDEVSIGGVTIVSHPSLDLIWEGVKEGLAEAGYVEGENLTLEFQNPQGDQATLTNIANTYAASKHDLFVAIATPPAQAMAQVIQDRPIVFASVTDPVAAGLVDSMEKPGGNVTGTSDQLPTDQQLKLILDIDPTVESVGIVYSASEVNAQVQAEKAMEAGRELGVEVKTVTIQNSSEVQQAAESLDVDAYFTLVDNTVVSAMESMVQVAEQKQSLLVSSDPDSVERGAAAALSTDYKAQGLQTAKMIVELLKGGEPGDTSVQLQESLETVVNPAAAERMGVTIPKAVIDEAATTY
- the rplQ gene encoding 50S ribosomal protein L17, coding for MPKPTKGARLGGSPTHQRHILRNLATQLFEHGRITTTETRARLLQPVAERLISKAKRGDLHNRRLVLQSVTDVDVVRRLFDEIAPTFEGRNGGYTRITKIGPRKGDNAPMAVIELITEAVAPKAKAPKAAPAEEPKAEETAEVEETEEVAETDEVAETEESPAAADETAADEDAAESK
- a CDS encoding DNA-directed RNA polymerase subunit alpha; the encoded protein is MLIAQRPGLTEEVVSDHRSRFVIEPLEPGFGYTLGNSLRRTLLSSIPGASVTSIKIEGNQHEFSTVEGVVEDVTEIILNLKGLVISSEEDEPVVMYLRKAGAGSVTAGDIQPPAGVEIHNPELHIATLNETGKLEMELVVERGRGYVSAVLNKDPDSEIGRIPVDSIYSPVLKVTYKVEATRVAQRTDFDRLIVDVETKPSMTPRDAVASAGTTLVELFGLARELNVDAEGIEIGPSPVDEQIAESLNLPVEDLELSVRSYNCLKREGIHTVGELVARSEEDLLDIRNFGSKSIDEVRETLANLGLSLRDSHPGFDPLQAIERYDEDNDEDADFAETEQY
- the rpsD gene encoding 30S ribosomal protein S4, which encodes MARYTGPITKKSRRLGTDLVGNDKAFERRPYPPGQHGRGRTKDSEYSLQLREKQKARFAYGVLEKQFRRYYEEADRHPGKTGDRLLQILESRLDNVVYRSGFASTRRQARQLVVHGHFLVNGGRVNIPSYRVRAKDIIDVAEKSLNLTPFVIARETHGERSVPAWLEARPNRMRILVHQLPVREQIVVDVQEQMIVELYSK
- the rpsK gene encoding 30S ribosomal protein S11, translated to MATASRKAGAKTKGRRKEKKNVLAGQAHIKSTFNNTIISITDPTGNVISWASAGTVGFKGSRKSTPFAAQMAAEAAGRRAMEHGMKRVDVFVKGPGSGRETAIRSLGAVGLEVGAISDVTPTPHNGCRPPKRRRV
- the rpsM gene encoding 30S ribosomal protein S13, giving the protein MARLVGVDLPREKRLEVALTYIFGIGRTRAAETLAATGVSGDLRVHQLTDDQLVALRDHIEGSYEIEGDLRRSTAADIRRKVEIGNYQGRRHRSGLPVRGQRTRTNARTRKGKKKAVAGKKKAR
- the rpmJ gene encoding 50S ribosomal protein L36; its protein translation is MKVQPSVKKICDKCKVIRRHGRVMVICDNPRHKQRQG
- the infA gene encoding translation initiation factor IF-1, whose translation is MAKKEGALELEGTVVEALPNAMFRVELANGHKVLTTISGKMRQHYIRILPSDRVVVELSPYDLTRGRIVYRHK
- a CDS encoding YciI family protein codes for the protein MAYFAVRYSYSDDAAELDRVRPSHREFLTSLAAGPLEASGPFVGAAHPSAMLLLKAGSADEVASALDADPFWEAGLIAERLVEEWNPIIGVFADN